The Misgurnus anguillicaudatus chromosome 21, ASM2758022v2, whole genome shotgun sequence genome includes a window with the following:
- the gabarapb gene encoding gamma-aminobutyric acid receptor-associated protein, whose protein sequence is MKFQYKEEHPFEKRRSEGEKIRKKYPDRVPVIVEKAPKARIGDLDKKKYLVPSDLTVGQFYFLIRKRIHLRAEDALFFFVNNVIPPTSATMGQLYQEHHEEDFFLYIAYSDESVYGK, encoded by the exons ATGAAGTTTCAGTACAAAGAAGAGCATCCTTTTGAGAAGAGGCGATCAGAAGGAGAGAAAATCAGGAAGAAATATCCCGACAGGGTTCCC GTAATCGTGGAAAAAGCCCCTAAAGCTAGAATAGGTGACCTAGACAAGAAAAAATATCTTGTCCCCTCTGATTTAACAG TGGGCCAGTTTTACTTTCTCATTCGAAAACGAATCCACCTTAGAGCTGAGGATGCGCTCTTCTTCTTCGTAAACAACGTCATTCCCCCAACCTCTGCCACAATGGGTCAGCTGTACCAG GAGCACCACGAAGAAGACTTCTTCCTTTACATCGCCTACAGTGATGAGAGTGTGTATGGAAAATAG